A window of the Dioscorea cayenensis subsp. rotundata cultivar TDr96_F1 chromosome 14, TDr96_F1_v2_PseudoChromosome.rev07_lg8_w22 25.fasta, whole genome shotgun sequence genome harbors these coding sequences:
- the LOC120275487 gene encoding cytochrome b-c1 complex subunit Rieske-4, mitochondrial-like, whose amino-acid sequence MLRVSGRRLASLSWRPAPAASFVSSQNLIGGANPASNDNSKPIGPGFIRELGLLGAIRGYASESLAPRPHDLGLADLPATVAAVKNPSSKIVYDEYNHERYPAGDPSKRAFAYFVLTGGRFVYASLLRLLVLKFVLSMSASKDVLALASLEVDLSSIEPGSTVTVKWRGKPVFIRRRTEDDIKLANSVDLSTLRDPQEDSARVKNPEWLVVVGVCTHLGCIPLPNAGDFGGWFCPCHGSHYDISGRIRKGPAPFNLEVPTYTFLEENKLLVG is encoded by the exons ATGCTTAGGGTTTCAGGACGAAGGCTTGCCTCTCTCTCATGGCGGCCGGCCCCCGCTGCGTCATTCGTCTCCTCCCAAAACCTTATCGGAGGTGCTAATCCCGCATCGAATGACAATTCCAAACCGATCGGTCCTGGATTCATCCGTGAGCTTGGTCTTCTTGGGGCCATCCGAG GATATGCATCTGAGTCCCTTGCCCCCAGGCCTCATGACTTAGGCTTGGCTGACCTTCCGGCAACAGTAGCTGCTGTGAAGAATCCAAGCTCCAAGATCGTTTATGATGAATACAACCATGAGAGGTACCCCGCTGGTGATCCTAGCAAGCGAGCATTTGCATATTTTGTTCTGACAGGTGGGAGATTTGTGTACGCATCTCTGCTTCGACTCTTGGTATTGAAGTTTGTCTTGAGCATGTCTGCTAGTAAGGATGTCCTTGCCCTTGCTTCCCTCGAGGTTGATCTCTCCAGTATCGAGCCTGGGAGCACTGTGACTGTGAAGTGGCGTGGTAAACCGGTCTTCATAAGGCGCCGGACAGAAGATGACATCAAACTGGCAAACAGTGTGGACTTGTCGACCCTCCGTGATCCCCAAGAGGATTCTGCCAGGGTGAAGAACCCGGAATGGCTTGTTGTTGTCGGTGTCTGCACCCATCTGGGTTGCATTCCTCTACCCAATGCCGGAGATTTTGGAGGCTGGTTCTGCCCGTGCCATGGCTCTCACTATGATATCTCTGGTAGGATTCGAAAGGGTCCTGCCCCGTTCAACCTCGAGGTTCCAACATACACCTTCTTGGAGGAGAACAAACTGCTGGTTGGTTGA
- the LOC120275486 gene encoding probable beta-1,4-xylosyltransferase IRX10L produces the protein MGNGMGTVVLLLLLFVYFLQVGGGLGLEQGHQTERISGSAGDVLEDDPVGRLKVFVYELPSKYNKKILQKDPRCLTHMFAAEIFMHRFLLSSPVRTLNPEEADWFYTPVYTTCDLTPNGLPLPFKSPRMMRSAIQLISSNWPYWNRTEGADHFFVVPHDFGACFHYQEEKAIERGILHMLKRATLVQTFGQRNHVCLKEGSITIPPYAPPQKMQAHLIPPDTPRSIFVYFRGLFYDVGNDPEGGYYARGARASVWENFKDNPLFDISTEHPTTYYEDMQRAVFCLCPLGWAPWSPRLVEGVIFGCIPVIIADDIVLPFADAIPWEEIGVFVAEKDVPKLDTILTSIAPEVILRKQRLLANPSMKQAMLFPQPAQAGDAFHQILNGLARKLPHDKSIYLKPGQKVLNWTAGPVGDLKPW, from the exons ATGGGCAATGGGATGGGGACTGTTGTTCTCTTGTTGCttctttttgtttactttttgcaGGTTGGAGGAGGTTTGGGCTTGGAACAAGGCCACCAGACTGAGAGGATTTCAG GGAGTGCTGGTGATGTGTTGGAAGATGACCCTGTAGGAAGGCTGAAAGTATTTGTGTATGAGCTACCTAGCAAATACAACAAAAAGATTCTACAGAAGGACCCCAGATGCCTCACACACATGTTTGCTGCGGAGATCTTCATGCATCGGTTCTTGTTGTCAAGTCCTGTCCGAACTCTTAATCCTGAGGAAGCTGATTGGTTCTATACACCTGTGTATACAACTTGTGATTTAACTCCTAACGGACTTCCTTTGCCATTTAAATCACCGAGGATGATGAGAAGCGCGATTCAGCTAATTTCCTCCAATTGGCCTTACTGGAATAGAACAGAAGGAGCTGACCACTTCTTTGTTGTCCCACATGACTTTggtgcatgttttcactatcaG GAAGAGAAAGCTATTGAAAGGGGAATTCTTCACATGCTCAAACGTGCCACACTTGTTCAAACTTTTGGGCAAAGGAATCATGTCTGCTTAAAAGAGGGTTCCATCACCATTCCTCCATATGCCCCTCCCCAGAAAATGCAAGCTCACTTAATTCCTCCTGATACACCTCGATCTATATTCGTTTACTTCCGGGGTTTGTTTTATGATGTGGGGAATGATCCTGAAGGCGGTTACTATGCAAG AGGTGCCCGAGCATCAGTGTGGGAGAACTTTAAAGACAACCCTCTGTTCGACATATCCACAGAACATCCGACAACCTACTACGAAGACATGCAACGCGCTGTATTTTGCTTGTGTCCCTTGGGCTGGGCACCATGGAGTCCTAGATTAGTTGAAGGAGTGATCTTCGGTTGCATCCCTGTGATCATAGCAGACGACATTGTCCTTCCATTTGCCGATGCCATTCCATGGGAAGAGATTGGAGTGTTTGTTGCCGAAAAGGATGTTCCTAAATTGGACACAATCCTCACATCCATTGCCCCGGAGGTGATACTAAGGAAACAAAGGTTGCTTGCCAACCCTTCAATGAAGCAGGCCATGTTGTTTCCACAACCGGCGCAAGCCGGTGATGCTTTCCACCAGATACTGAACGGGCTCGCACGGAAGCTCCCGCACGACAAAAGTATTTACTTGAAACCGGGGCAAAAGGTGTTGAACTGGACTGCAGGACCTGTAGGTGATCTGAAACCTTGGTAG
- the LOC120275488 gene encoding E3 ubiquitin-protein ligase At3g02290-like isoform X2, which yields MPIQTILYTGTAYALDTSATSYSAGAMFQRLEGRTAPSPVQGVTPLAPTGLGTNAAENVLSETYHLVPRPAPYDADPRYSRSQREGLVSRREKGMSLVQDDSQMLRRNGSSSGVEHLAAAKKRNSADSEDECKVNRAEPDKSLSAKGFGMGYILATSEDEDVCPTCLEEYTPDNPKIVTKCSHHYHLGCIYEWMERSENCPICGKEMDFCESP from the exons aTGCCCATCCAAACAATCCTATATACAGGCACTGCATATGCCTTAGATACTTCTGCCACCAGCTATTCAGCGGG CGCAATGTTTCAAAGGCTTGAGGGGCGGACAGCCCCTTCCCCTGTTCAAGGGGTAACTCCATTGGCGCCTACAGGATTAGGCACTAATGCAGCTGAAAATGTCTTGTCTGAAACTTACCACCTTGTTCCCAGACCTGCGCCATATGATGCAGATCCCAGGTATTCTCGTTCACAAAGGGAGGGATTAGTATCAAGGCGGGAGAAGGGGATGAGTCTTGTCCAAGATGATTCACAGATGCTTCGAAGGAATGGAAGTAGTTCAGGCGTGGAACATTTAGCTGCTGCTAAAAAACGGAATAGTGCAGATTCTGAAGATGAATGTAAAGTCAATCGAGCTGAACCAGATAAAAGTTTATCTGCCAAAGGCTTTGGTATGGGTTACATACTAGCAACATCAGAAGATGAGGATGTCTGCCCAACATGTCTCGAAG AATATACTCCTGACAATCCTAAGATTGTGACGAAATGCTCCCATCATTATCATCTTGGCTGTATATATGAATGGATGGAAAGAAGTGAAAACTGTCCAATTTGTGGCAag GAGATGGACTTCTGTGAGAGCCCTTGA
- the LOC120275488 gene encoding E3 ubiquitin-protein ligase At3g02290-like isoform X1 — MGALCCCPCGEDFEEYAHPNNPIYRHCICLRYFCHQLFSGYSAMFQRLEGRTAPSPVQGVTPLAPTGLGTNAAENVLSETYHLVPRPAPYDADPRYSRSQREGLVSRREKGMSLVQDDSQMLRRNGSSSGVEHLAAAKKRNSADSEDECKVNRAEPDKSLSAKGFGMGYILATSEDEDVCPTCLEEYTPDNPKIVTKCSHHYHLGCIYEWMERSENCPICGKEMDFCESP, encoded by the exons ATGGGTGCACTTTGCTGCTGTCCTTGTGgagaagattttgaagaataTGCCCATCCAAACAATCCTATATACAGGCACTGCATATGCCTTAGATACTTCTGCCACCAGCTATTCAGCGGG TATAGCGCAATGTTTCAAAGGCTTGAGGGGCGGACAGCCCCTTCCCCTGTTCAAGGGGTAACTCCATTGGCGCCTACAGGATTAGGCACTAATGCAGCTGAAAATGTCTTGTCTGAAACTTACCACCTTGTTCCCAGACCTGCGCCATATGATGCAGATCCCAGGTATTCTCGTTCACAAAGGGAGGGATTAGTATCAAGGCGGGAGAAGGGGATGAGTCTTGTCCAAGATGATTCACAGATGCTTCGAAGGAATGGAAGTAGTTCAGGCGTGGAACATTTAGCTGCTGCTAAAAAACGGAATAGTGCAGATTCTGAAGATGAATGTAAAGTCAATCGAGCTGAACCAGATAAAAGTTTATCTGCCAAAGGCTTTGGTATGGGTTACATACTAGCAACATCAGAAGATGAGGATGTCTGCCCAACATGTCTCGAAG AATATACTCCTGACAATCCTAAGATTGTGACGAAATGCTCCCATCATTATCATCTTGGCTGTATATATGAATGGATGGAAAGAAGTGAAAACTGTCCAATTTGTGGCAag GAGATGGACTTCTGTGAGAGCCCTTGA